A genomic region of Pseudomonas sp. RSB 5.4 contains the following coding sequences:
- the alg8 gene encoding mannuronan synthase, producing the protein MMHRLKHGLLQAAGWLFYLSLLLGLALMLPTSTFDSESKDFIFLIGAVGIWRYSMGATHFVRGMIFLYIVYPHLRRKVRKLGKAADPSHVFLMVTSFRIDALTTAQVYSSVIREAIDCELPTTVVCSIVEMSDELLVKALWARMNPPERVKLDFVRIPGTGKRDGLAYGFRAISRHLPDDRAVVAVIDGDTVLGEGTVRKTVPWFQLFGNVGGLTTNEFCEVRGGYIMSEWHKLRFAQRHINMCSMALSKRVLTMTGRMSVFRATVVTDPEFIADVESDSLQHWRLGRFKFLTGDDKSSWFSLMRLGYDTFYVPDAAINTVEHPPEKSFIKASRKLMFRWYGNNLRQNSRALGLGVKRLGAFTSVVLFDQRVSMWTSLLGLTVAIIASFKYGGAFILAYLLWIGITRLILTLLLSCSGHRIGPAYPAILYYNQIVGALVKIYVFFRLDQQSWTRQPTSLTRDLASFQRWFNTWSSRTMTFSAGSIFVAVLLMMV; encoded by the coding sequence ATTATGCACAGGCTAAAGCACGGCCTACTTCAGGCCGCCGGTTGGCTGTTTTACCTCAGTTTGTTGTTGGGCCTGGCCTTGATGCTGCCCACGTCCACATTCGACTCCGAGTCGAAGGACTTCATTTTCCTGATTGGCGCCGTGGGTATCTGGCGCTACTCGATGGGTGCAACGCATTTTGTGCGCGGCATGATTTTTCTCTACATCGTTTACCCGCACCTGCGCCGCAAAGTGCGCAAGCTGGGTAAAGCGGCGGACCCGTCGCATGTGTTTCTGATGGTCACCAGTTTCCGTATCGACGCGCTGACCACCGCGCAGGTCTACAGCTCGGTGATCCGCGAAGCCATCGACTGCGAACTGCCGACCACCGTGGTCTGCTCGATCGTCGAAATGTCCGATGAGCTGCTGGTGAAAGCGCTGTGGGCGCGGATGAATCCGCCAGAGCGCGTGAAGCTCGACTTCGTGCGTATCCCCGGCACCGGCAAACGTGATGGCCTGGCCTACGGTTTCCGCGCGATCTCCCGTCACCTGCCAGACGACCGCGCCGTCGTGGCGGTGATCGACGGCGACACCGTGCTCGGCGAAGGCACCGTGCGCAAGACCGTGCCGTGGTTCCAGCTGTTCGGCAACGTCGGTGGCCTGACCACCAACGAATTCTGCGAAGTACGTGGCGGCTACATCATGAGCGAATGGCACAAGCTGCGTTTCGCCCAGCGTCACATCAACATGTGCTCGATGGCCCTGTCCAAGCGCGTACTGACCATGACCGGGCGCATGTCGGTGTTCCGCGCCACCGTGGTCACCGATCCGGAGTTCATCGCCGACGTCGAAAGCGACTCGCTGCAACACTGGCGCCTGGGCCGTTTCAAATTTCTCACCGGCGACGACAAGTCGAGCTGGTTCAGCCTGATGCGCCTGGGTTACGACACCTTTTACGTGCCGGACGCCGCGATCAACACCGTTGAGCACCCGCCGGAAAAGAGCTTCATCAAGGCCAGCCGCAAACTGATGTTCCGCTGGTACGGCAACAACCTGCGCCAGAACTCGCGAGCACTGGGCCTGGGTGTAAAACGCCTCGGCGCCTTCACCTCGGTGGTGCTGTTCGATCAGCGCGTATCGATGTGGACGTCGTTGCTGGGCCTGACCGTGGCGATCATTGCCAGCTTCAAGTACGGCGGCGCATTCATCCTCGCCTACCTGCTGTGGATCGGCATCACCCGGCTGATTCTGACTCTGTTGCTGTCGTGCTCCGGTCACCGGATCGGCCCGGCTTACCCGGCGATTCTCTATTACAACCAGATCGTCGGTGCGCTGGTGAAGATCTACGTGTTCTTCCGCCTCGACCAGCAATCCTGGACGCGCCAACCCACTTCCCTGACCCGTGATCTCGCCAGCTTTCAACGTTGGTTCAACACCTGGTCGTCTCGGACCATGACCTTCTCCGCCGGCAGCATTTTCGTCGCCGTGCTGCTGATGATGGTCTGA
- a CDS encoding UDP-glucose/GDP-mannose dehydrogenase family protein — protein sequence MRISIFGLGYVGAVCAGCLSARGHDVVGVDVAKDKIDMINAGKSPIVEPGLGELLAQGIETGRLRGTTNFAEAIRDTDLSMICVGTPSKKNGDLELNYIEAVCREIGFVLREKTTRHTIVVRSTVLPGTVANVVIPILEDCSGKKAGVDFGVAVNPEFLRESTAIKDYDLPPMTVIGEFDKASGDVLQSLYEELDAPIIRKDIAVAEMIKYTCNVWHATKVTFANEIGNIAKAVGVDGREVMDVVCQDKTLNLSQYYMRPGFAFGGSCLPKDVRALTYRAGSLDVEAPLLNSLMRSNESQVQNAFDIVESHDKRKVALLGLSFKAGTDDLRESPLVELAEMLIGKGYDLSIYDSNVEYARVHGANKDYIESKIPHVSSLLNSDFDSVIDNSDVIILGNRDEKFRALAQEAPQGKQVIDLVGFMAKATNAGTRTEGICW from the coding sequence ATGCGCATCAGCATATTTGGTTTGGGTTACGTTGGCGCAGTGTGTGCCGGTTGCCTGTCTGCACGGGGCCACGACGTGGTTGGCGTCGATGTTGCCAAAGACAAGATCGACATGATCAACGCCGGCAAATCGCCGATTGTTGAACCGGGTCTGGGCGAACTGCTGGCGCAAGGTATCGAGACCGGTCGTCTGCGCGGTACGACCAACTTCGCCGAGGCGATTCGTGACACCGACCTGTCGATGATCTGCGTCGGTACGCCGAGCAAGAAGAACGGCGACCTGGAACTGAACTACATCGAAGCGGTATGCCGCGAGATCGGTTTCGTGCTGCGGGAAAAAACCACCCGCCACACCATCGTGGTGCGCAGCACCGTGCTGCCGGGCACCGTCGCCAACGTGGTGATCCCGATCCTCGAAGACTGCTCGGGCAAAAAGGCCGGCGTCGACTTCGGCGTGGCGGTCAACCCGGAGTTCCTGCGTGAATCCACCGCGATCAAGGACTACGACCTGCCACCGATGACCGTCATCGGCGAGTTCGACAAAGCCTCGGGCGACGTTCTGCAATCGCTGTACGAAGAACTCGACGCGCCGATCATCCGCAAGGACATCGCTGTCGCCGAAATGATCAAGTACACCTGCAACGTCTGGCACGCGACCAAGGTCACCTTCGCCAACGAGATCGGCAACATCGCCAAAGCGGTTGGCGTCGATGGTCGTGAAGTGATGGACGTGGTCTGCCAGGACAAGACCCTCAACCTGTCCCAGTACTACATGCGCCCGGGCTTCGCCTTCGGCGGCTCGTGCCTGCCCAAAGACGTGCGCGCCCTGACCTACCGTGCCGGTTCGCTGGACGTCGAAGCGCCGCTGCTCAACTCGCTGATGCGCAGCAACGAATCGCAAGTGCAGAACGCCTTCGACATCGTTGAAAGCCACGACAAACGCAAAGTCGCCCTGCTCGGCCTGAGCTTCAAGGCCGGTACCGACGACCTGCGCGAAAGTCCGCTGGTGGAACTGGCCGAGATGCTGATCGGCAAGGGCTACGACCTGAGCATCTACGACAGCAACGTCGAGTACGCCCGTGTTCACGGCGCGAACAAGGACTACATCGAGTCGAAGATCCCGCACGTGTCGTCCCTGCTCAACTCGGACTTCGATTCGGTGATCGACAACTCCGACGTGATCATCCTCGGCAACCGCGACGAGAAATTCCGCGCACTGGCTCAGGAAGCGCCGCAAGGCAAACAGGTCATCGACCTGGTCGGCTTCATGGCCAAAGCCACCAACGCCGGTACTCGCACCGAAGGTATCTGCTGGTAA
- the yaaA gene encoding peroxide stress protein YaaA, protein MLMVISPAKTLDYETPPATQRFTQPQYLDHSQELIQQLRELSPAQISELMHVSDKIGGLNAARFGSWTPAFTPENAKQALLAFKGDVYTGLDAQSFSEAQFDYAQKHLRMLSGLYGLLRPLDLMQPYRLEMGTKLANARGKDLYAFWGTRISEWLNEALAEQGDNVLLNLASNEYFSAVKRSALNTRIINTEFKDLKNGQYKIISFYAKKARGLMSRFVIQEQINDPAALKQFDVQGYRYSAEQSKPDNLVFLRDHARE, encoded by the coding sequence ATGCTGATGGTGATTTCCCCCGCCAAGACCCTCGATTACGAAACACCGCCGGCGACCCAGCGCTTCACCCAGCCGCAATACCTCGACCACTCCCAGGAGCTGATCCAGCAACTGCGCGAACTGAGTCCGGCACAGATCAGCGAACTGATGCACGTGTCCGACAAGATCGGCGGCCTGAATGCCGCGCGTTTCGGCAGCTGGACGCCCGCCTTCACCCCGGAAAACGCCAAGCAGGCCCTGCTCGCGTTCAAGGGTGACGTGTACACCGGCCTCGATGCGCAATCGTTCAGCGAAGCCCAGTTCGACTATGCGCAAAAGCATCTGCGCATGCTCTCCGGCCTCTATGGCCTGTTGCGTCCGCTGGATTTGATGCAACCGTATCGTCTGGAAATGGGCACCAAACTGGCCAACGCCCGTGGCAAGGATCTGTACGCGTTCTGGGGCACGCGCATCAGCGAATGGCTCAACGAAGCGCTGGCCGAACAAGGCGACAACGTGCTGCTGAACCTGGCGTCCAACGAGTACTTCTCGGCAGTCAAGCGCAGTGCCCTGAACACGCGGATCATCAATACCGAGTTCAAGGATCTGAAGAACGGCCAGTACAAGATCATCAGCTTCTACGCGAAAAAGGCCCGTGGCCTGATGAGCCGTTTCGTGATTCAGGAACAGATCAACGATCCGGCCGCCCTGAAACAGTTCGATGTGCAGGGTTATCGCTACAGCGCCGAGCAGTCGAAACCGGACAATCTGGTGTTTCTGCGCGACCACGCTCGGGAATAA
- a CDS encoding polysaccharide deacetylase family protein yields the protein MRIVLLFTAWLLSFGAMAAPGDVATLDRSTWPEQLSSPTLFDVASRAEILMFARGLLGTEALDEAALAQRLGLRTVNVDAISSLRQRLWERLLANYNFAQQSCDQDASFCFLVEDLPTLREQAAKFVVSDDSYYTKWAEPSRLFHLQYLDELMRKAALSPQTSSEVDHFGDYERNGDEMHDRLFLLSFDSAANLQPDNTDWIADYLRKSNLSGTFFLLGKDVQARLADRSVSNLQSEFSKQCVGVQGWEFRSHSHWQDWQDSVRRSSDLVKNKLPENYVPLFRPPEGQRRSDAGSFFRNQGLQVALWDIDAQDGAGKLKGAPSAQRVLTLMLLWRHGVINFNMKQDAVKTALPWLITQTAQSGIGFEDCQDGFR from the coding sequence TTGCGCATTGTTCTTTTATTCACCGCGTGGCTGTTGAGCTTCGGGGCCATGGCGGCACCGGGTGATGTGGCGACGCTGGATCGCAGCACCTGGCCGGAGCAACTGAGCAGCCCGACGCTGTTCGACGTTGCTTCGCGCGCGGAAATCCTCATGTTCGCCCGTGGCCTGCTCGGCACCGAAGCGCTGGACGAGGCCGCGCTGGCCCAGCGTCTGGGGCTGCGTACGGTCAATGTCGACGCGATCAGCAGCCTGCGTCAGCGGCTCTGGGAACGTCTGTTGGCCAACTACAACTTCGCCCAGCAGAGCTGCGATCAGGACGCCTCGTTCTGCTTCCTCGTCGAAGACCTGCCGACCCTGCGCGAGCAGGCCGCCAAGTTTGTGGTCAGCGATGACAGCTATTACACCAAGTGGGCCGAGCCGAGCCGCTTGTTTCATCTGCAGTACCTGGACGAGCTGATGCGCAAGGCCGCGCTGTCGCCGCAGACCAGCAGCGAAGTCGATCACTTCGGCGACTACGAGCGCAACGGCGACGAGATGCACGATCGGCTGTTTCTGCTGAGTTTCGACAGCGCCGCCAATCTGCAGCCGGATAACACCGACTGGATCGCCGACTACCTGCGCAAATCCAACCTCAGCGGCACGTTCTTCCTGTTGGGTAAGGATGTGCAGGCGCGGCTGGCCGATCGCTCGGTGAGCAACCTGCAGTCGGAGTTCTCGAAGCAATGCGTCGGTGTTCAGGGCTGGGAGTTCCGCTCCCACAGCCACTGGCAGGACTGGCAGGACTCGGTGCGCCGCAGCAGCGATCTGGTAAAGAACAAGTTGCCGGAGAATTACGTACCGCTGTTCCGTCCACCGGAAGGTCAGCGCCGCAGTGATGCTGGCAGCTTCTTCCGCAATCAGGGCCTGCAAGTGGCGCTGTGGGACATCGATGCCCAGGACGGTGCAGGCAAGCTCAAGGGCGCGCCGAGCGCGCAGCGGGTGCTGACCCTGATGCTGCTGTGGCGTCACGGGGTGATCAATTTCAACATGAAACAGGATGCGGTTAAGACCGCGTTGCCGTGGCTGATCACGCAAACTGCGCAAAGCGGCATCGGCTTTGAGGACTGTCAGGACGGGTTTCGCTGA